From Mycobacterium colombiense CECT 3035:
GAGGGTTTCTCCGGCGGTGAGAAGAAGCGCCACGAGATTTTGCAGCTGGAGCTGCTCAAGCCCAAGATCGCCATCCTCGACGAGACCGACTCCGGCCTCGACGTCGACGCGCTGCGCGTGGTCAGCGAGGGCGTCAACCGCTACGCGGAGACCGAGCACGGGGGGATCCTGCTGATCACCCACTACACCCGCATCCTGCGCTACATCCGCCCCGAATACGTGCACGTGTTTGTCGGCGGCCGGATCGCCGAGTCCGGCGGTCCGGAGCTGGCTGACGAACTCGAGCAGAACGGCTACGTCCGCTTCACCCAAGCGGCGGCGGCAACCGGGGCCTGACATGGCTACACCTTCGGCGGCGGTCTCACCCCTGGATGTGGCGGCCATCCGCGCCGACTTCCCGATCCTCAAGCGCGTCATGCGTAGCGGAAATCCGTTGGCGTACCTGGATTCCGGCGCCACGTCCCAGCGCCCGCTGCAGGTGCTCGACGCCGAGCGGGAATTCTTGCTGACCTCCAACGGCGCCGTGCACCGCGGTGCGCATCAGCTGATGGAGGAGGCCACCGACGCCTACGAGCAGGGCCGCGCCGACATCGCCGCGTTCGTGGGCGCCGACACCCAAGAGCTGGTGTTCACCAAGAACGCCACCGAGGCGCTCAACCTGGTGTCATATGTGCTGGGGGACAAGCGTTTCGAGCGTGCAGTCGGGCCCGGCGACGTCATCGTCACCACCGAGCTCGAGCACCACGCCAACCTGGTGCCGTGGCAGGAACTGGCCAGGCGCACCGGGGCGACCCTGCGCTGGTACGGCGTCACCGACGACGGGCGCATCGACCTTGACTCGCTGCAGCTCGACGAACGCGTCAAAGTCGTTGCCTTCACCCATCATTCGAACGTCACCGGCGCGGTGGCCCCGGTGGCCGAGCTGGTCGGCCGGGCCCGGGCCGTCGGCGCGCTCACCGTGCTCGACGCCTGCCAGTCGGTGCCGCACCAGCCCGTCGACTTCCACGCCCTCGACGTGGACTTCGCCGCGTTCTCCGGCCATAAGATGCTGGGCCCCAACGGTATCGGCGTCCTCTACGGGCGCGACGAGGTGCTCTCGGCCCTGCCACCGTTTTTGACAGGCGGCTCGATGATCGAGTCCGTGACCATGGAATCCTCCACCTACGCGGCGGTGCCGCAGCGCTTCGAGGCCGGCACGCCGATGACGTCGCAGGTGGTCGGATTGGGCGCGGCCACACGGTATCTCGGCGCCCTCGGCATGGAAGCGGTGCAGGCCCACGAGCACCAGCTGGTCGCCGCCGCCATCGACGGCCTGTCCGGCATCGACGCCGTGCGCATCGTCGGGCCGGTCTCCATGGAAAACCGCGCCTCGCCCGTGTCGTTCGTCGTCGACGGCGTGCACGCCCACGACGTCGGGCAGGTGCTCGACGACGAGGGCGTCGCGGTGCGGGTGGGGCACCACTGCGCCATGCCGCTGCATCGCCGGTTCGGCCTCGCGGCCACCGCCCGGGCGTCCTTCGGGGTGTACAACACCGCCGAGGAGGTCGAGCGCTTGGTGGCCGGCGTGCGCCGCGCTCTGGATTTCTTCGTCGGCGATCGCAAGCGCGGCGAAGGCGAGCGCAGCGGGTCGCCGCCATCGGTCGGGAGAGGCTGACCTTGCGTCTCGAGCAGATGTATCAGGACGTGATCCTGGATCACTACAAGCACCCGCAGCACCGCGGGCTGCGGGAGCCGTTCGGCGCCGAGGTGTTTCACGTCAACCCGGTCTGCGGCGACGAGGTCACCCTGCGGGTGGCGCTGTCCGAGGACGGCGAGACGGTGGCCGACGTGTCCTATGACGGGCAGGGCTGCTCCATCAGCCAGGCCGCGACCTCGGTCCTCACCGAGCAGGTGATCGGGCACAGCGTGGGCGACGCGCTCAAGACGGTGACGGCTTTCACCGAGATGGTGTCCTCGCGCGGCACCATCGAGGGCGACGAGGACCTGCTGGGCGACGGGATCGCGTTCGCCGGGGTGGCCAAATACCCGGCGCGGGTGAAATGCGCGCTGTTGGGCTGGATGGCGTTCAAAGATGCCTTGGCCAAGGCTTGTTCGGACCAGGAAGCAGATTTTTCAGGAGGTCACAGATGAGCGAAACCACCGCGCAGGGTGAGGAATTCCTTGCCGACCTCGAGGAGGCGATGCGTGACGTCGTCGACCCCGAACTCGGCATCAACGTCGTCGATCTGGGACTCGTCTACGGGCTGAACGTCGAAGACGGCGACGACGGAACGGTCGCCCTGATCGACATGACGCTGACCTCGGCGGCCTGCCCGCTGACCGACGTCATCGAAGACCAGTCCCGCAGCGCGCTGGTGGGTGCCGGGCTGGTCGACGACCTGCGGATCAACTGGGTGTGGAACCCGCCGTGGGGTCCGGACAAGATCACCGAGGACGGCCGCGAGCAGCTGCGTGCCCTCGGATTCACCGTCTAAGCAAGGCTTTTCGCGCGCTTCCCGGTCGCCCGCGTTCGCTAGAGGTGGATGTGGGGGAGGTGAGGCAGGTGCAGGTGGGGGTGCGGGCGCCCCATGGGCGGGCACGTCTCCACACTGATCATCGTCGCGTGCAGGACGCCACCGTCCTGAGACCCTTGGGCCCCAATGCATTTACCGTTGGTGATCGCCTGGGCGTCCGACGGTGTCTGACGCTGGTATGAGGTCGAGTCGGCGACGGTCACGTTGGTGGCGGCGCCCGGGCCGCCGGGGCCCAGGCCGTTGACGGCGATCGTGTTGCCCGACACCGAGGCCACGGTGCCGTAGAAGCCGGCCGGCGGCGGGCACTTTCCGTCCGCGGACGGGGTGACCGTCACGGCTTGCGCGGTGATCGGGCCGCCGGGCGCTGGAGCCCCGGGGGCGGCGCGCTCTGCGGGGTGGCTTTGACGTTCACGCAGCTGCCGGGCGTCACGTCGGACAGCTTCGCCGGGGTGACATCGACGACCCTGGTCTGCGGCGTGTAGTCCACCGTCGCCGAGCCGGACCGCGTCCGGAGCGCAACCGTGCCATTCGAGTTCGACTGCACCATGCCCTCGACATAGTCCTTGCCGACCGGGGGCGGTGGGGAGCCGGCGGCGGCGCGGCGCTGGGGGCCGCGCTCGGCGGGACTGCGGTGACGGCCGGAGGGGCGCTGCTGGTCGACCCGTCGTGTGAGGAGCCGCACATCGCGACGCACAGCGCGACGAAGGCAACAAGGACGCCGAGCGCGATCTGCGTCCGCCGGTTTTTCAACGATATGGCAGCCACAGAACTCATCTCCGATCAAACGCTTCGCCGTCCTAAACAATTACCCCCGCCGGGCGTGGTTCTCACGCCGCGCCCAGCGGGAGTGACGGCAATCTCAGTCAGCCCGAGCCGGGGTCAGCCGCCCTGGCCGGGCTGTTTGGGCTTGCCGCACTTGCCGTCGACAGCCTGTTTCAGGTTGATGCTCGTCGCTTGCAGCGCGCCGCCGTTGTCCTGGGTTCCGCGCGCCCACAGGCATTTGCCCGGGGTGATCGCGTCGGTGTTCGCGGGCGACTGCTTGGTGTACTTGGTCTTGTCGTCGACCGTCACGGCGGTCTGCGTGGTGTTGCCGCTGGGGTCGGTGTTGGTCACGTTGATGGTGTTACCGGACACCGACGCCACCGAGCCGCGCACCCAGGCCGGCTTCGCGGGCGCATTCGACGGCGGAAGCGACGGCGGCGTGGTGGTCGAGGCGCCGGGCGCGTTCTGCGGCGGTTTCGGGCAGGCGCCGTTGACGGACTCGCTGATCTTCACCGACGCGGCGGTGACCGCCTGTCCGGGCGCAGATCCCTCCGTCGGCTTCACGCTGACGCAACTGCCCGGCGTGACGTCCGGCAGCCCGGCCGGCAGGGCCTCGGTGATCTTGGTGGTGGAGGTGAAGTTGACCGCGGCGGTCGCGTTGTCTTCCTTGGTGACCTGGATGGAGTTGCCGGCCACCGAGGCGATCAGACCGCTGACCCGCGCTTCGGCGTTAGGGGTGGACGACGTGGTCGTCGACGTGACGGTGGACGTCGACGTGGAGGTGGACGTTGACGTGGAACTGGATTTGTTCGAAGAGCCGCAGGCGGACAGGGACAATGCGGTGGCTCCCGCGACGGCGAAGACCGCGAGACGAGTGAGCCGGGGCAATTGACAGCTGGCAGACATCAACGTTTCTCCATTCGTCGGTTAGAGCCAACGTCATGGTTTACCCGTTTAACCTGTGCCTAACCTGTGTATCCGCGGCGCTCAGAAGGCCTCCTCGGCCACCTTCATGATCTCGTCGTCGATGCTCTCGATGACGCCGCGCAGCGAGGTGAGCCTCGGCAGCATGTTCTTGGCGAAGAACCCCGCCGTCGCGACCTTGCCCCGATAGAACGCTTCGTCGTTCCCGGCGCCGTCGGCGAGCGCGCGGGCCGCGATGTTGGCCTGCACCAGCAGCCGCCAGCCGATCAGCAGGTCGCCCACCGCGAGCAGATACCGCACCGATCCCAGTCCCACCTTGTAGATCTCCGCCGGGTGTTGGGCCGCGGACATCAGATAGCCGGTCAGCGCTCCCGTCATCGCCGTGACGTCGTCGTAGGCCGTCTGCACCAGCTGGGCGATCGGCTTGAGCGCCTCGTCGCAGTCGTCGATGGTCGCCGTGATCTGCGTCGTCAAGAACTGCAGGGCCTGGCCCCGGTCGCGCACGATCTTGCGGAAGAAGAAGTCCAGCGCCTGGATGGCGGTGGTGCCCTCATACAGCGAATCGATCTTGGAATCCCGGATGTACTGCTCGAGCGGATAGTCCTGCAGGAAGCCCGAACCGCCGAGCGTCTGCAGCGATTCGGTCAGCACCTCGTAGGCCCGCTCCGAGCTGACCCCCTTGACGATCGGCAGCAGCAGATCGTCGATGCGGTGCGCCATCTCGGGGTCGGCACCCGAAACACGTTGGGCCACAGCGTCATCCTGATGCGCGGCGGCGTACATGTAGAGCGCGCGCAGCCCCTCCGCGTACGCCTTCTGTGTCATCAGGCTGCGCCGCACGTCGGGGTGGTGGATGATCGTGACCCGCGGCGCGGTCTTGTCCGACATCTGCGTCAGGTCCGCGCCCTGCACCCGCTCTTTGGCGAAGGCCAGCGCGTTCAGGTAACCCGTGGACAGCGTGCCGGCCGCCTTGACGCCGATCGTCATGCGCGCCTGCTCGATCACGGTGAACATCTGCGCGATACCGCGGTGCACGTCGCCGACCAGATAGCCGACGGCGGGCACATCCGTTGCGCCGAAAGTCAATTCGCACGTGGGGGAGGACTTGATGCCCATCTTGTGTTCCACCCCGGTGACGTAGACGCCGTTGCGGGGGCCCAGTTCGAAGGTGTCGGGGTCGAACAGGAAGTTGGGCACGTAGAACAGGCTCAGCCCCTTGGTGCCCGGCCCGGCACCCTCCGGGCGGGCCAGCACCAGATGGAAGATGTTCTCGGCGGTGTCGCCCACGTCGCCGCCGGAGATGAAGCGCTTGACGCCCTCGATGTGCCACGTGCCGTCGGGTTGTTCGACGGCTTTGGCGCGCCCGGCGCCGACGTCGGAGCCCGCGTCGGGCTCGGTGAGCACCATGGTGGCCGCCCAGCCCCGCTCCACGCCCTGCGCGGCCCATTGCCGCTGCTGCTCGTTGCCCTCGAGATACAGCGCCTGAGACATGAACGGGCCCAGGCAAAAGAAGTTCGCCGACGGGTTGGCGCAGATGAGCATCTCGTTGACCGCCCACGCCAGCGGCGGCGGGGCGGGCATGCCGCCGATCTCTTCGGCCATGCCCAGCCGCCACCAGCCGGCCTCCTTGAGCGCGGCCACCGTCTTGGCCAGCTCTTCGGGCACCGTGATCTTGTGCTCGGCCGGGTCGAATACGGGTGGATTGCGGTCGGCGAAGGCGAAGGATTCGGCCACCGGACCCTCGGCGAGGCGGGCGGCTTCGGCCAATATCGTTTTGACCGTGTCCTCGTCGAGGTCGCTGTAGCCGCCGGTGCCCAAAACTGCGCCGACATCGAGCACTTCGAAAAGGTTGAATTCGATATCACGAACGTTTGCGATGTAGTGGCCCAACGCGATTCCCTCACTGGTCCTCGAGGCGGCGGATCATCAGGCACAGTCTGTCGGACGCGGGAAAACGTACGCAACCGTAACCAGGGCGGTCGGGTGGGGCGCTGGTGGCCCCGCGCGGCGATGGCCGTATTCCGAACTCCCGGCGCACCGGGGAACATCGGGTCGGTCCCGGGCGTTGTGGCAAATGTGACAACACTTGATCTCACCGCTGAGAAGTTCAACGAAACCATCGAGGGCAACGACATCGTCCTCGTCGACTTCTGGGCGTCCTGGTGCGGCCCGTGCCGCCAGTTCGGCCCGACATTCCAGGCGTCGGCAGAGAAACACCCCGATATCGTGCACGCCAAAGTCGACACCGAAGCCGAACAACAGCTGGCCGCGGCCGCCCAGATTCGGTCCATCCCCACGCTGATGGCGTTCAAGAAGGGCAAACTGCTGTTCAACCAGCCGGGAGCGCTGCCACCGGCCGCCCTGGAGGACCTGGTGCAACAGGTCCGCGCCTTCGACGTCGACGCCGCCGAGGCAGGGCGGGCCGAATAAGCCTCCACGCCGCGCTGCGCGCGGAGCCACTGTTAGCTACACGCTAGGTTGCATGGGTGAGTTTGGTACTGGTAGATCACCCGCGGCCCGGCGTCGCGCTGATAACCCTCAATCGGCCCGAGCGGATGAACTCCATGGCGTTCGACGTCATGCTCCCGCTCAAGGAGGCCCTGGACAAGGTCACCTACGACAATTCGGTGCGCGTGGTCGTGCTGACCGGGGCCGGTCGGGGCTTCTCCTCAGGCGCCGATCACAAGTCCGCGGGCTCGGTGCCCCACGTCGAGGGGCTGACCCGCCCGACCTACGCGCTGCGCTCCATGGAGGTCCTCGACGAGGTCATCCTGGCGCTGCGCCGGCTGCACCAGCCGGTGATCGCCGCGGTCAACGGCCCCGCCATCGGCGGGGGCCTGTGTCTGGCCCTGGCCGCCGACATCCGGGTGGCCGCGACCAGCGCGTACTTTCGCGCCGCCGGCATCAACAACGGGCTGACCGCCAGCGAGCTGGGCCTGTCCTACCTGCTGCCGCGGGCCATCGGCTCGTCGCGCGCCTTCGAGATCATGCTGACCGGTCGCGACGTCACGGCCGAGGAGGCCGAGCGCATCGGGCTGGTGTCCTGCCAGGTGCCCGAGGAGCAGCTGCTGGACACCTGCTATGCCATCGCCGCCCGGATAGCGGCCTTCTCCCGGCCGGGCACCGAGTTGACCAAGCGCACGCTGTGGAGTGGACTGGACGCCGGTAGCCTGGAAGGGCACATGCAAGCCGAAGGCTTGGGACAGCTTTTCGTCCGCCTGCTCACCGCCAACTTCGAAGAAGCGGTTGCCGCGCGCGCAGAACGACGACCCGCGGTGTTCACCGACGACAAATGATTTTTTAAAGGAGAGCGATCGTGATCACGGCCACGGACCTCGAGGTCCGCGCTGGTGCGCGCATCCTGCTCTCCCCGGACGGTCCCGACCTGCGCGTGCAGCCCGGCGACCGCATCGGTCTGGTGGGCCGCAACGGCGCCGGTAAGACCACCACGCTGCGCATCCTGGCGGGGGAGACCGAGCCCTATGCGGGCGCGATCAACCGTGTCGGCGAAATCGGTTATCTGCCACAGGATCCCAAAGAGGGCGACCTCGACGTGCTGGCCCGCGACCGGGTGCTGTCGGCCCGCGGGCTCGACGTGTTGCTGACCGACTTGGAAAAGCAGCAGGCGTTGATGGCCGAGGTCGCCGACGACGACGCCCGCGACCGCGCGATCCGCCGGTACGGGCAGCTGGAGGAGCGTTTCGTCGCCCTGGGCGGCTACGGCGCGGAGAGCGAAGCGAGCCGCATCTGCGCGAGTCTCGGCCTGCCGGAACGGGTGCTGACGCAGCAGCTGCGCACGCTGTCCGGCGGCCAGCGCCGCCGGGTGGAACTGGCCCGCATCCTGTTCGCCGCGTCCGAGGGCGGCGCGGGAATGTCGGGTTCGTCGACCACGCTGCTGCTCGACGAGCCGACCAACCACCTGGACGCGGATTCCATCGGCTGGCTGCGCGATTTCCTGCGCGCGCACACCGGCGGGCTGGTGATCATCAGCCACAACGTCGAACTGCTCGCCGACGTCGTCAACCGGGTGTGGTTCCTGGACGCGGTGCGCGGCGAGGTCGACGTCTACAACATGACGTGGCAGAAATACCTCGACGCGCGCGCCACCGACGAGCAGCGCCGCCGGCGGGAACGCGCGAACGCCGAACGCAAGGCGACTGCGCTGCGTTCGCAGGCCGCCAAGCTCGGCGCCAAGGCCACCAAAGCCGTTGCCGCGCAGAACATGTTGCGTCGTGCCGACCGGATGATGGCCGCGCTCGATGACGAGCGGGTGGCCGACAAGGTGGCGCGCATCAAGTTCCCCAACCCGGCCGCGTGCGGGCGCACGCCGCTGGTGGCCACCGGGCTGAGCAAGTCCTACGGGTCGCTGGAAGTCTTCACCGGCGTCGACCTGGCCATCGACCGCGGCTCGCGGGTGGTGGTGCTGGGCCTCAACGGCGCCGGCAAGACCACCCTGCTGAGAATCCTGGCCGGCACCGAGGCCCCCGACACCGGGGGACTCGAGCCCGGGCACGGGCTGCGGATCGGCTACTTCGCCCAGGAGCACGACACGCTCGACAACGACGCGACCGTGTGGGAGAACATCCGCCACGCCGCACCGGATTCCGGCGAGCAGGATCTGCGCGGGCTGTTGGGCGCGTTCATGTTCAGCGGCCCCCAGCTCGACCAGCCGGCGGGCACCCTGTCCGGTGGCGAGAAGACCCGGCTCGCGCTGGCCGGTCTGGTGGCGTCGGCCGCCAACGTGCTGCTGCTCGACGAGCCGACGAACAACCTCGACCCGGCCTCGCGCGAGCAGGTGCTCGACGCGCTGCGCAGTTACCAGGGCGCGGTGGTGTTGGTGACGCACGACCCCGGTGCCGCCGAGGCGCTCGACCCGCAGCGCGTCGTGCTGTTGCCCGACGGCACCGAGGACTTCTGGTCCGACGAATACCGGGATCTCATCGAGCTCGCCTGATCTCGCGCCAAGTCGCCCCATGCGATTTGGCGAAATCGGCCCGCGGTCGCCAGCGGCTTCTTACTCTGGGGGCTTGCGATCGTGTCCCGCGCCGGAGGAGCCATGAAGAGAACACTGCAAAGGTCGGCCAACGCGCGCGACCAGTTGTTGGACGAACTGCGCCACGCCTACGAAGGCGGCGCCAGCATCCGCAGCCTGGTCGCGAAGACCGGCAGGTCGTATGGGTCGATTCATAGCTTGCTACGGGAGTCGGGCACCACGATGCGCAGCCGCGGCGGCCCCAACCGGACCGCCAAGGTCGCGCGGGCGTAGCGTCACTGCGAAATCGCGTCCCCTTGTTCGCAGTGGCGTTACGGTCGCTTCTCAGATTCGTTGCGGCGCACCGAGTTTTCCACCAGATCCAGGACCGCGGATAGGCGCTGCGGGTCCTCGCCGGACGCCGACCGGGCCACCAGGCCGTCGAGCACCAACTCCAGATAGCACTGCAGGACGTCGCCGGGCACGTCGTCGCGCACCCGGTGCGCCTCCGTCTGCCGGCGCAACCGATCGGTGGTCGCCGCCGCCAGCTCGGCCGAACGTTCCGCCCATCCCTGGCTGAACGCGGGATCGTTGCGCAGCTTGCGGGCGATCTCCAATCTGGTGGCCAGCCAGTCGAACTGGTCCGGCGCGGCCAGCATGTCGCGCATCACCTGGATGAGTCCCGCGCGGGAGGCCACGTCGGCCATCCGCTCCGCGTCCTCGTGGGCGAGGGCGAAAAACAGCGCGTCCTTGTCCCGGAAGTGGTGGAAGATCGCGCCGCGCGACATCCCGATCGCCTTCTCCAGCCGGCGCACCGTCGCCTTCTCGTAGCCGTATTCGGCAAAGCAGCGGCGGGCGCCGTCGAGGATCT
This genomic window contains:
- a CDS encoding TetR/AcrR family transcriptional regulator; the protein is MPKVSEDHLAARRRQILDGARRCFAEYGYEKATVRRLEKAIGMSRGAIFHHFRDKDALFFALAHEDAERMADVASRAGLIQVMRDMLAAPDQFDWLATRLEIARKLRNDPAFSQGWAERSAELAAATTDRLRRQTEAHRVRDDVPGDVLQCYLELVLDGLVARSASGEDPQRLSAVLDLVENSVRRNESEKRP
- a CDS encoding cysteine desulfurase, with amino-acid sequence MATPSAAVSPLDVAAIRADFPILKRVMRSGNPLAYLDSGATSQRPLQVLDAEREFLLTSNGAVHRGAHQLMEEATDAYEQGRADIAAFVGADTQELVFTKNATEALNLVSYVLGDKRFERAVGPGDVIVTTELEHHANLVPWQELARRTGATLRWYGVTDDGRIDLDSLQLDERVKVVAFTHHSNVTGAVAPVAELVGRARAVGALTVLDACQSVPHQPVDFHALDVDFAAFSGHKMLGPNGIGVLYGRDEVLSALPPFLTGGSMIESVTMESSTYAAVPQRFEAGTPMTSQVVGLGAATRYLGALGMEAVQAHEHQLVAAAIDGLSGIDAVRIVGPVSMENRASPVSFVVDGVHAHDVGQVLDDEGVAVRVGHHCAMPLHRRFGLAATARASFGVYNTAEEVERLVAGVRRALDFFVGDRKRGEGERSGSPPSVGRG
- a CDS encoding helix-turn-helix domain-containing protein, which codes for MKRTLQRSANARDQLLDELRHAYEGGASIRSLVAKTGRSYGSIHSLLRESGTTMRSRGGPNRTAKVARA
- a CDS encoding acyl-CoA dehydrogenase, encoding MGHYIANVRDIEFNLFEVLDVGAVLGTGGYSDLDEDTVKTILAEAARLAEGPVAESFAFADRNPPVFDPAEHKITVPEELAKTVAALKEAGWWRLGMAEEIGGMPAPPPLAWAVNEMLICANPSANFFCLGPFMSQALYLEGNEQQRQWAAQGVERGWAATMVLTEPDAGSDVGAGRAKAVEQPDGTWHIEGVKRFISGGDVGDTAENIFHLVLARPEGAGPGTKGLSLFYVPNFLFDPDTFELGPRNGVYVTGVEHKMGIKSSPTCELTFGATDVPAVGYLVGDVHRGIAQMFTVIEQARMTIGVKAAGTLSTGYLNALAFAKERVQGADLTQMSDKTAPRVTIIHHPDVRRSLMTQKAYAEGLRALYMYAAAHQDDAVAQRVSGADPEMAHRIDDLLLPIVKGVSSERAYEVLTESLQTLGGSGFLQDYPLEQYIRDSKIDSLYEGTTAIQALDFFFRKIVRDRGQALQFLTTQITATIDDCDEALKPIAQLVQTAYDDVTAMTGALTGYLMSAAQHPAEIYKVGLGSVRYLLAVGDLLIGWRLLVQANIAARALADGAGNDEAFYRGKVATAGFFAKNMLPRLTSLRGVIESIDDEIMKVAEEAF
- a CDS encoding enoyl-CoA hydratase; translated protein: MSLVLVDHPRPGVALITLNRPERMNSMAFDVMLPLKEALDKVTYDNSVRVVVLTGAGRGFSSGADHKSAGSVPHVEGLTRPTYALRSMEVLDEVILALRRLHQPVIAAVNGPAIGGGLCLALAADIRVAATSAYFRAAGINNGLTASELGLSYLLPRAIGSSRAFEIMLTGRDVTAEEAERIGLVSCQVPEEQLLDTCYAIAARIAAFSRPGTELTKRTLWSGLDAGSLEGHMQAEGLGQLFVRLLTANFEEAVAARAERRPAVFTDDK
- a CDS encoding DUF5666 domain-containing protein, which encodes MSASCQLPRLTRLAVFAVAGATALSLSACGSSNKSSSTSTSTSTSTSTVTSTTTSSTPNAEARVSGLIASVAGNSIQVTKEDNATAAVNFTSTTKITEALPAGLPDVTPGSCVSVKPTEGSAPGQAVTAASVKISESVNGACPKPPQNAPGASTTTPPSLPPSNAPAKPAWVRGSVASVSGNTINVTNTDPSGNTTQTAVTVDDKTKYTKQSPANTDAITPGKCLWARGTQDNGGALQATSINLKQAVDGKCGKPKQPGQGG
- a CDS encoding metal-sulfur cluster assembly factor, producing MSETTAQGEEFLADLEEAMRDVVDPELGINVVDLGLVYGLNVEDGDDGTVALIDMTLTSAACPLTDVIEDQSRSALVGAGLVDDLRINWVWNPPWGPDKITEDGREQLRALGFTV
- a CDS encoding ABC-F family ATP-binding cassette domain-containing protein; this encodes MITATDLEVRAGARILLSPDGPDLRVQPGDRIGLVGRNGAGKTTTLRILAGETEPYAGAINRVGEIGYLPQDPKEGDLDVLARDRVLSARGLDVLLTDLEKQQALMAEVADDDARDRAIRRYGQLEERFVALGGYGAESEASRICASLGLPERVLTQQLRTLSGGQRRRVELARILFAASEGGAGMSGSSTTLLLDEPTNHLDADSIGWLRDFLRAHTGGLVIISHNVELLADVVNRVWFLDAVRGEVDVYNMTWQKYLDARATDEQRRRRERANAERKATALRSQAAKLGAKATKAVAAQNMLRRADRMMAALDDERVADKVARIKFPNPAACGRTPLVATGLSKSYGSLEVFTGVDLAIDRGSRVVVLGLNGAGKTTLLRILAGTEAPDTGGLEPGHGLRIGYFAQEHDTLDNDATVWENIRHAAPDSGEQDLRGLLGAFMFSGPQLDQPAGTLSGGEKTRLALAGLVASAANVLLLDEPTNNLDPASREQVLDALRSYQGAVVLVTHDPGAAEALDPQRVVLLPDGTEDFWSDEYRDLIELA
- the trxA gene encoding thioredoxin codes for the protein MTTLDLTAEKFNETIEGNDIVLVDFWASWCGPCRQFGPTFQASAEKHPDIVHAKVDTEAEQQLAAAAQIRSIPTLMAFKKGKLLFNQPGALPPAALEDLVQQVRAFDVDAAEAGRAE